In Streptomyces sp. 71268, the DNA window TGGGTGCGCTCGGCGCGGTCGCCGTGCACGGCGACCACGGGGCGCGCCGCGCCGGTGGTCAGCAGGTGGTCGAGCATGCCGATCAGCGGCGTGCAGCCGATGCCGGCGGAGACCAGCAGGAGGGGCCCGTCGTCGCGCGCGTCGAGCGTCACGTCGCCGAACGGCAGGCTGACGCGCAGCGTGTCGCCGGCGCGTACGCGGGCGTGCAGATGTGTGGAGACCGCGCCGTCCGGCGCGCCTTCGCCCTCGCCGGCGGCGGCCTTGACCGTGAGGCGCAACCCCTCGGGGCGGGCCGCGCTCACGCTGTACTGGCGTATCTGGCGGGCCCCGTCCTCCAGTTCGACCTGCACGGAGACGTACTGGCCGGGGCGGGACGGCGGGGGCGGCGTGCCGTCGGCGGGCCGGACCAGGAAGCTCACCACGCCGTCCGCCTCCGGCGTGCGCTCCAGTACCCGGTACTCCCGCCACACGTCGCCCTCGGCCACGCCGGCCGCCGCGTACAGCCGGCCCTCCGCGGCGATCAGTGAGTCGGCGAGCAGCCAGTAGACCTCGTCCCAGGCCGCGGCCACCTCCTCCGTGACGGCCTCGCCCAGCACCTCGGCGATGGCCGCGAACAGGTGGGTGTGCACGATGTCGTACTGGTCGCGGGTGACGCCGAGCGAGGCGTGCTTGTGGGCGATGCGACCCAGCAGTTCGTCGGGCGCGGTGGGCGATGGCCCGACCAGCGTCGTCGCGAACGCCGCGAGCGCGCCGGCGAGCGCCTGCCGCTGCGTCCCGTTGGCCTGGTTGCCACGGTTGAACAGGTCGCGCAGCAGCGCGGGGTGGGCCGCGAACAGCCGGTCGTAGAAGCGTGCGGCGATCTCGTCGAGCGCGCCGTGCACGGCGGGCAGCGTGGCACGGACCGCGACGGCCGACTTTTCGGACAGCATGGCTACTCCAAATCAGATTCTGAGATTCGTCTTTTTGGTCGAGGGTGTTCGCGGAAGGGATTGCGGGGATTCCGGCGCGAGGGCCGGTCAGGGGGGAGCGGGGAGAGGCGACGTGGGCGTGGGGCCTCGGGCGGGGTGGCGCGAGGTGGCCACGGTGAGGCGCGGGCGGGCTTGGCCGCGGCCCGCGCGGTGCGCGGTGGGCGCGGCGGGTGGTGATCAGGTGGCGGGTGGTGTTCGGGTGCTAGGTGGGACGGGGTGTGAGGCCCAGCAGGACGGGGCCGGTCGGGGCGGAGACGAGGTCGGCGATGGTGATCGGGTCGAGCGTGGCGTAGAAGGATTCCTGTGCCTGGCGTAGCGCGCTGCGCAGCCGGCACGCCGTGCGCAGCGGGCAGGGCGGGTCGTCCTCGCAGCCCACCACGTCACCCGCCCCCTCAAGCTCGCGTACCAGCCAGCCGAGCGACGCGGCGCGCCCGGTCGAGGTCAGCGCCAGCCCGCCGCCCCGGCCGCGCCGGGCCTCGACCACGCCGAGGTGGCGCAGCCGGGTGACGGCCTTCGCGGCATGGCTGTACGGCACGGCGACGGCGTCGGCCACCTCGCGAGTGGTCGGCGCGCTCTCCGCGTCGAGCACCGCGAGGCGCATGGCGACGCGGAGCGCCAGATCGGTGGCCTTGGTCAGTCGCACGCCGCGATTCTATGGAATACGCATCTGCGATTCGTCTTTGGGGGTGCCCTTGGTCCCCGCGCCCGTTCGCTCAGCGGTCCAGCGGTCCAGCGGTCCAGCGGTCCTCCCGCCAGCGGTCCTCCCGCCAGCGGCCCGACGGACGCCGCCCCTCCCCGCGAGGCCGTGACCGGCACCGTCTTCGCCACCCTCGCCCACCCCCGGCGTACGCCGCACCCTCCCGCCAGCGGCCAGCAGCCAGCGGAAACCGCCCCCACCGGCGAGCGGGCCCGCCCCCGCGCCAGGGGAGGCGGGCCCGCTCCGTGGGGGCGGGGGCCCGGCGGGTCAGGCCGGCCGCACGTTCCCGTACAGCGGCATCGTGTAGATCGACTCGACCCGCACGTTGGCCCCGGGCCTCGGCGCGTGGATCATCTTGCCCTCGCCGACGTAGAGGCCGACATGGCTGATGTCGTCGAAGAAGAAGACCAGGTCACCGGGGGCGAGGTCGGTGGTGGCTATGCGTTGGCCGACCTTGACCTGGTCCCAGGTGGTGCGCGGCAGGGTCACCCCGGCGGCCTTCCACGCGCCCTGCGTCAGCCCGGAGCAGTCGTACGCGTTGGGGCCGGTCGCGCCCCACACGTACGGCTTGCCGAGCTGTGCCCGCGCGAAGTCGATGGCCTGTTGCGCCTTCGCCGTGTCGGCCGGGGAAGCGGGGTCGCTCGGGCCGATGTCGCCCGAGCCGTCGCCGCGGCCCGCGGCCCCGCCCTGGCCGCTTCCGTCGCCGCTGTCGCCGCCCGTGTCGCCGGCGTTCTCGCGCTGCTCACGCTCCCGCTGTTCCCGCTCGCGCCGCTCCCGCTCCGCGCGCTCCTTCTCGGCCTGCTCGCGGGCCAACTCCTTGGCCTTGCGCTCGGCCTCGGCCTGCTTCCTGCGCTCCAGCTCCGCCAGCCTGGCCTTCTCCTCGGCGGTCAATCTGGACAGCAGCTTGCGGGCCTCGGCCAGCTTGGTCTGTACGGACTTCTTCTTGGCCCGCAGGTCGTCCTGGGCGGCGGTGAGGGAGGCCAGGCTCCGCGCCGCCTTGCCGCGCTGGGTGGCCGCCGTCGCCCGCCGGGCCTCGTAGTCCGCCAGTGCCCGCTGCTGCCGACTGGTCATCCGGGCCAGCAGGTGCGACTGGTCGAAGAGACGCTGGGAGTCGGCGGCCAGGAGCAGCGTCGCGGTCGAGTGGGCGCTGCCGGTGCGGTACTGGGCCGCCGCGAAGGTCCCCAGCTTGCGGCGCGCCTCGTTGACTCGCTCGGTGTGCTCGGCGACGTCCCCGAGCAGTTCGTCCACCCGGGCCTGCTGCGCGTCCGTGCGCTCCTTGGCCCCGTTGTACGCCTGGGTGGCGCTGCCGGCCTCGCGGTACAGCGCGTCGACCCGCTGCCGCACCTCCTCGACCGAGGGGCGCGGCTCGCGCGGTACGGCGGTGGCCGACGGCGCGAGCTGGACGAGGAGGGCGAGGGAGGCGAGCGCGGCCGTGGTGAGGCCGGCGACGGTACGACGACCGGACGACACGTCCAGCCGGTACCGCGACCTGCGGTGTGACGCCAAGGGAGGCGACTCCTTCCGTGGACCGCCTACCGGGTTAGCTGTCGGGTTCGGGCGCTCCGCGCGGCTCGGGGACGGGCGTCACCGAGCGCACGGGGAGGGAAGGGAATGCCCTACGGTCCGCACATGGGGATGCGGTCCGATTCACCCCGGTGGTACTTCCCCCCGCCTCCGGGAGACTCCCGTAAGGCGCGGGGAACGGTGGGTCCCCGGCTCCGGCCGCCTGACAGGGCCGGACTCGGCGCGGGCCGCCCGTTGCCGACGCTTTCGCCGACGGGGGTACGGGCCGCCATGACCAGGCACCGTAGCCAACGGCCCGGGTGGCTGGGAAGGCTGGTGTTCGACATGTCGGGAAGGGGTCGGGGGAAGGGCGGTGCGGGTTGTCAGTGGTGCCGCCTAGACTCGGTTCGCGATGAGCAGCCTCTTTGACGACGACTTCCTGGCGGATCTTGCCCGGTCGGGCGGCGAGCCCCCGCCCGAGGAGCAGGAGATCCCCGAGGACGCCCCGGGTGACCCGACGGTGCCCGCGGGCCAGGCCCCGGAGCAGGTTCCGCACGACCTGTTCGAGGGCTGGGACCTCGCCCCGAGCGCGGGGCCGGGGCCGGCCGCCGGCTTCGGCGAGCGCGCCGGCCGCGCGGGGTCCGACGCGTACGGCGAGGAGCCGGAGCCGTACGGCGAGCGCGAGGCGTACTACCGCAACGGCGCGCCGCGCCCGGCCGTGGACCCGGCCGCGCTGCTTGAGGGGATGAACGAGCAGCAGCGGGCCGCCGTCGTGCACGCCGGATCGCCGCTGCTCATCGTCGCCGGCGCCGGCTCGGGCAAGACCCGGGTGCTCACCCACCGCATCGCGCATCTGCTGGGCGCCCGCCGCGCGCACCCTGGCGAGATCCTGGCGATCACGTTCACGAACAAGGCCGCGGGCGAGATGAAGGAGCGCGTCACGGACCTCGTGGGCCAGCGCGCGAACGCCATGTGGGTGTCGACGTTCCACAGCGCCTGCGTGCGCATCCTGCGCCGCGAGTCCAAGAAGCTCGGCTTCACGTCCTCGTTCTCGATCTACGACGCGGCCGACTCCAAGCGGCTGATGGCCCTGGTCTGCCGCGACCTGGACCTGGACCCGAAGCGGTTCCCGCCCAAGTCCTTCAGCGCCAAGATCTCCAACCTCAAGAACGAGCTCATCGACGAGGAGACCTACGCGGCGCAGGTGGGCGGCGACGGCGCGGGTTCCGGTGGCGGCTTCGAGAAGACGCTGGCCGAGGCGTACACGATGTACCAGGCCAGGCTGCGCGAGGCCAACGCCCTCGACTTTGACGACATCATCATGACCACGGTGCACCTGCTCCAGGCGTTCCCGGACGTCTCGGAGCACTACCGCCGCCGGTTCCGGCACGTGCTGGTGGACGAGTACCAGGACACCAACCACGCGCAGTACACGCTGGTGCGCGAGCTGGTCGGGCCGGCCGAGTCCGCGGCCGAACTGTGCGTGGTGGGCGACGCTGACCAGTCGATCTACGCGTTCCGTGGCGCGACCATCCGCAACATCCTCCAGTTCGAGGAGGACTACCCGAACGCGACGACGATCCTGCTGGAGCAGAACTACCGTTCCACGCAGACCATCCTCAGCGCGGCCAACGCCGTCATCGAGCGCAACGAGAACCGCCGCCCGAAGAACCTGTGGACGGACGCCGGCGCCGGCGCCACCATCACCGGGTACGTGGCCGACACCGAGCACGACGAGGCGCAGTTCGTCGCGGACGAGATCGACCGGCTCACCGACGCGGGCGACGCCCGCGCCGGCGACGTGGCCGTCTTCTACCGGACCAACGCGCAGTCCCGCGTCTTCGAAGAGGTCTTCATCCGCGTCGGCCTGCCGTACAAGGTCGTCGGCGGCGTCCGCTTCTACGAGCGCAAGGAGGTCCGCGACATACTCGCGTACCTGCGCGTGCTCGCGAACCCCGAGGACACGGTGCCGCTGCGGCGCATCCTCAACGTCCCCAAGCGCGGCATCGGCGAGCGCGCCGAGGCGATGATCGACGCGCTCGCCCAGCGCGAGCGCATCTCCTTCGCCCAGGCGCTGCGCCGGGTCGACGAGGCGTACGGCATGGCCGCGCGCTCCGTCAACGCGGTCAAGCGCTTCAACGTGCTCCTTGAGGATCTGCGCACCATCGTGGAGTCCGGCGTCGGACCGGCCACGGTGCTTGAGGCGGTCCTCGAGCGCACGGGCTACCTCGCCGAACTCCAGGCCTCCACCGACCCGCAGGACGAGACCCGGGTGGAGAACCTCCAGGAACTCGCGGCGGTGGCGCTGGAGTTCGAGCAGGAGCGCGGCGTGACATCGGGCGAGCCGGTGGACGCCGAGGCGCGGCCGGCCGCGGACGCCGGCGACACCGGCGCGGGCGAGACCGCGGCGACCGTGGCCGCGGTCGAGGAGGCGGCGGCCGCCGCGGTGGCCCAGGGCGTGGTGGCCC includes these proteins:
- a CDS encoding C40 family peptidase is translated as MASHRRSRYRLDVSSGRRTVAGLTTAALASLALLVQLAPSATAVPREPRPSVEEVRQRVDALYREAGSATQAYNGAKERTDAQQARVDELLGDVAEHTERVNEARRKLGTFAAAQYRTGSAHSTATLLLAADSQRLFDQSHLLARMTSRQQRALADYEARRATAATQRGKAARSLASLTAAQDDLRAKKKSVQTKLAEARKLLSRLTAEEKARLAELERRKQAEAERKAKELAREQAEKERAERERREREQREREQRENAGDTGGDSGDGSGQGGAAGRGDGSGDIGPSDPASPADTAKAQQAIDFARAQLGKPYVWGATGPNAYDCSGLTQGAWKAAGVTLPRTTWDQVKVGQRIATTDLAPGDLVFFFDDISHVGLYVGEGKMIHAPRPGANVRVESIYTMPLYGNVRPA
- a CDS encoding ATP-dependent DNA helicase; translation: MSSLFDDDFLADLARSGGEPPPEEQEIPEDAPGDPTVPAGQAPEQVPHDLFEGWDLAPSAGPGPAAGFGERAGRAGSDAYGEEPEPYGEREAYYRNGAPRPAVDPAALLEGMNEQQRAAVVHAGSPLLIVAGAGSGKTRVLTHRIAHLLGARRAHPGEILAITFTNKAAGEMKERVTDLVGQRANAMWVSTFHSACVRILRRESKKLGFTSSFSIYDAADSKRLMALVCRDLDLDPKRFPPKSFSAKISNLKNELIDEETYAAQVGGDGAGSGGGFEKTLAEAYTMYQARLREANALDFDDIIMTTVHLLQAFPDVSEHYRRRFRHVLVDEYQDTNHAQYTLVRELVGPAESAAELCVVGDADQSIYAFRGATIRNILQFEEDYPNATTILLEQNYRSTQTILSAANAVIERNENRRPKNLWTDAGAGATITGYVADTEHDEAQFVADEIDRLTDAGDARAGDVAVFYRTNAQSRVFEEVFIRVGLPYKVVGGVRFYERKEVRDILAYLRVLANPEDTVPLRRILNVPKRGIGERAEAMIDALAQRERISFAQALRRVDEAYGMAARSVNAVKRFNVLLEDLRTIVESGVGPATVLEAVLERTGYLAELQASTDPQDETRVENLQELAAVALEFEQERGVTSGEPVDAEARPAADAGDTGAGETAATVAAVEEAAAAAVAQGVVAQGAEAGAGANAGAGGGPAEQDAVAAPGATQPAVAGPEDVAAAGAGATTGTLADFLEKVALVADSDQIPDEDAEGTGVITLMTLHTAKGLEFPVVFLTGLEDGVFPHMRALGQVKELEEERRLAYVGITRARERLYLTRSTMRSAWGQPAYNPPSRFLDEIPDQYLTWKRTGPATPSASMSQVASSLSSSLSASSRSGGGRGTSNAFATRRVKDRPVVSLAVGDRVTHDSFGLGTVVGVKGSGDAAEATIDFGEEKPKRLLLRYAPVEKL
- a CDS encoding Rrf2 family transcriptional regulator, with product MRLTKATDLALRVAMRLAVLDAESAPTTREVADAVAVPYSHAAKAVTRLRHLGVVEARRGRGGGLALTSTGRAASLGWLVRELEGAGDVVGCEDDPPCPLRTACRLRSALRQAQESFYATLDPITIADLVSAPTGPVLLGLTPRPT
- a CDS encoding globin domain-containing protein, whose product is MLSEKSAVAVRATLPAVHGALDEIAARFYDRLFAAHPALLRDLFNRGNQANGTQRQALAGALAAFATTLVGPSPTAPDELLGRIAHKHASLGVTRDQYDIVHTHLFAAIAEVLGEAVTEEVAAAWDEVYWLLADSLIAAEGRLYAAAGVAEGDVWREYRVLERTPEADGVVSFLVRPADGTPPPPSRPGQYVSVQVELEDGARQIRQYSVSAARPEGLRLTVKAAAGEGEGAPDGAVSTHLHARVRAGDTLRVSLPFGDVTLDARDDGPLLLVSAGIGCTPLIGMLDHLLTTGAARPVVAVHGDRAERTHAFREELDALVRKLPDAVAHVWYEEPAGPWPADRTGRVDLSAVPLPNLPRTTAYLCGPLPFVHATRAQLRALGLPADRIHYEVFGPDLWRGEG